The genomic stretch TTCAAAGAGGGGCGCATTGCGCCCCTCTTCTGTTTTGCAAGTAAATATTAAGGGGCATGACAGTAGATTGCTGTTTGTCGCTAAAGTGGATACACAAAACACCGCCAAACCATCAAGAAATTGTGAGGAATTTTGGACTGCTTTCGAGAATTCCTGTAATTTCCTGTAATTTATGTTTATGAGATCAACTCCGTTTATTCCTATTGCCGTATTTATACTTACCATTGCCTTGCTTGGTTGGGGATATGTTCGTTCCCGTCAGTTTGGCAAGCTAGGGCTACTTTCTTGGTTGCAGTTCGTAGCGCTGATGTCGCCTTGGTTAATTTATTTTGGTCTATTTGTCTCTGGTGTTTTTATTAATTTCACAACCCTATTATTTTTATTGCTTGGTTCTACGATCGCCTATGTAGCGATTAGCAATCAATTGCGTAAGATTGTGACCGCAGAAAGATCAGAGATCGAGAAGAAACTCAAACGGGATCTCGAAGCCAGTAGCGATCACGCCAATTTGCAGCCAGATAATTCATCTGGTACGCCCACCCAAAATCAATCTGTAAATACCCCCATTGCTGTAGCTATGTCTCAGGGCAAGACACAGCTAAAACTGTTTAAGGCAGTGCCTGCGGAAGATATGAAACTGATGCAGGGCATTTTTGGGATTGAAACCTACTACCTCACCGAGACAATCCCCTATCAAGAGGGTGCGATTTTTAAAGGTAATTTGCGTGGTGAGCCAGATGTGGTACATGAACGGCTATCAACATCTTTGCGTGATCGCCTTGGCGATAAATACAATTTATTTTTGGTAGAGGGTCAAGACCGTAAGCCTGTGGTAATTGTGCTGCCCAATCGGGATCTATCTATTGATAACAACACGATTCCGCAAAGAGTCTTGATTGCGGTGTTGATTGTGGCTAATGGCTATACGGCTTTGAGTTTAGGAGCGCAGGTAGCAGGTATTCCCTCTATTCAAACGGCTCAAGACTATTTAGCGGGATTACCCTTTGCTCTTGGCATTGCCGCAATTTTGGGCTTGCGAGAATTGGCAATGCGTCTAATGGCACGCAAATATAAAGTCAAAATGAGTTTGCCATTTCTCCTACCTTCCTCACAACTAGGTTCCTTTGGCGCATTCAGTCGCATTTTTTCGCCCTTACCTAATCGTGTCGCCCTCTTTGACATTGCGATCGCGCCAGCAGTTGCTAGTGGCTTGTTGTCTTTGATCGTATTGATTGTGGGCTTATATCTATCTGCGATCGGTATGGGCAGTATTGATATTCCTAGCCAAATTTTCCAAGCTTCAGTATTAGCAGGAACCTTAGCCAAGTTATTGCTTGGTGATGCTCTGCATAACAATTTGGTTTCGATCCACCCCCTTGTAATTTTGGGATGGCTCGGCTCAGCAATTACTGCCCTAAATTTAATGCCTGCGGGACAGTTAGATGGCGGGCGCATTGTCCAGTCTGTGTATGGGCGGCGGGTTGCGAGTTGGACGACCGTATTAACACTGATTTTCTTAGTAATTGCAACGGTGATCAATCCATTAGCTCTCTATTGGGGTGGGATTATCCTGATCCTTTTACGCGATCTCGAACGTCCAATGCTGAATGAACTGTCAGAACTAGATGGCGATCGCGAGGCTTTGGGTGTTGTTGCCCTATTTTGGATGGTAGTTACTTTATTACCGCTTACCTCTGGCGTGGCGGAACGTTTAGGTATAGGTGGTGGTAGCGGACTAATTCCTTAAGTTGTTTTATTTTGCCTACGGCAAAATAAAACTTAAAGACCCTAATGGGATAAGTGGCGGCGCTTCGCGCCGCCACTTGTTTTTTATTATATGCCCCTTACAAATTATCCAAATCTAAATCATTATCATTATCTTTAAGCACTTCGGGCTGATTTGGTGGATTTGTTGGCTCTGCCTTCTCTTTACTTGTTGGCGTTCGGAAAGGTTTTACTTCAGGCAAGTTGCGTAACGCTGGGGGAATATTACTACTTTCACCAAAGGGTTTCTTAGCGATCACTTCAGTAATTTTGTTATCAGTCATCGCTAACAAAGATTGAATTGCCCCTGGGAGCGACTGCGGATCCATAAACAACACTTTGCTACTAGGACTCTGCCCGATCGCCTGTCCCATTTCTAAATATTTTTGCGCTAATAAATACTGCACTGCATCCTGTCCGTGGGGATGATTGGCGATCGCTTCAGCAATGCGTTCAATAGATAAAGCCATTGCCTCAGTCTGTTCTAAACGTACTTGGCGCTCTGATTCGGCAAGCACCTTATTAGACAGGGCAACGGCTTCCGCCTTTTTGATTTCTGAAGTTTTTTCCCCCTCAGACAGAGAAATCATGGCTTTTTTCTCAATTTCTGCTGCTTTTTGTTTTTCCATCGACAGCAGCACCGATGTGGGAATTGTGATTTCGCCTAATCTCACACGCAATACCCTAATTCCCCAGTCTTTAGTATCACTAGAGATGCCCTGCAAAATTTCTTCGTTAATACGTTCTTGTCCACCAATAATATTATCGAGATCACAGCGCCCAATCTGCGTTTGAATCTGAGTGGCTAGGGACACACTCAAGGATTTATCAACATTCTCAATATTATATTTTGCCTGTTTGAGATCCGTAACTTGCCAATACATCACCCCACTTACACTGACGCTGACACTATCAGACGTTGTACAGGGTTGGGGAGACATTTCTAAAACCTGTTCGCGGGAGCTTTGAATTAAAGCAACACGATCAAGAAATGGTAAAACGATATTAATCCCCGGTTCCATCGTTTTTTGATACTTACCAAATCTCTCAACTAGCGCAATTTGTCCTTCTTCAATAATCTGAAAGGAGCGATAAATATAAGTGCCACTTAAAAGAGCAAAAACAATGCTGAAAATTGTTGCTTCCATTGGTGAACCTCTTGTCGTAAAAAGGTCTGCACATTGAGCAGACCCTTTTCAGCACTAAATTTAGTTGGCTAATTCTATTTCATGATCACCTAAATGAGTCACAAATCTAGGTGCAAACCTAATCTCGTAGGGATAATTGGGGCTGATCGGGCGACCATGCCACTCTGTATGTATACGCACAATTTCTCCTTCTAATCCTGAAATATCAAAGGCTTTACCCTTATGTTCAGGATGGTGGAAGACACTTAATGGTGTCTTGACACGAATGCGATCGCCAATCTTCATAAATTTTGATGTATCTAAATGTAAACGATATTTACCAATTATCGCTTGTCTAGGTTGAATTAATAAAGATGTGGCACAAAGCGCTGCATCTTTATTGACTATTCAGCCACAGGTAAAACAACTTCTAGTTTTGGTGCATGTCCCCAGAATGCCTCTAGGTCATAATATTCACGTTCTTGAGCCATCATTGCATGGACAATCACATCGCCGTAGTCCAGCAAAATCCATGAGCCATCTTGCTCACCAGCAATATTTCTAGGTTTACGTCCAAATTTTTCTTTGATCGCCTCTTCGGTAGCACCAGCGATCGCCCTTACCTGCGCCTTAGAAAATCCCGATGCAATTACAAAATACTCCGCCAGACTGGAAACTTCACCGATCGCCAGCAAAACGATATTCTCTCCCTTGCGATCGTCAGCAGCGAGTACGGCTGCCTGTGCTATTTGATAGCTTGGTTCTTGCTCTCTTTGACTAAGATTTAGATCTGGGGATGTAGGGATATCGGTTGCGATGGTCATAGTGGGCAGATGTACTCCTGATTGATGAACTGGCGTAAATTATTTCAATACATCAATATTGTAACTTGATCTCAAATTCTGGTGTTCTTTTTCAAATGCAGGCATCACCAAGCAAGGGCTCCATTTTTTAACAAGCTATTTGTGCCGTGCTTTGCATGGCGCAAGTGCAAAAGCATGGCTTTGCACTTGCGCTAAACTAACGTTTTTTAAAAATTTTTTTGCAATAAAAATCTGCGGGGATGACCTAGTAGCCAATGATTTAAGGAATTTTCTTGGTCATGGAGCCGATAGCCGATGTCATCATAGAGGCTACGCGCAGGCTGATTATCTTCTAGTACGTGCATATATAAACGTGAAAATCCCCATTGCTTTACCGTTTTCTCGGCGGCTAGCAATAGTTGCTTTGCCACACCACGTCGTCGCCATTGAGGATGTACTGCTAAGTTAAAAATATAAGGGTATTGCTGCATAGTATGACCTAGCCAAAATTGATGGTGGGGCTTGGTCGGCACATAGCGCATACAAATTTCTAGTGAGGCGATCGCTTGAGACTTGTTGGTAGTATGGGTAGCTACGAGGCAGGCATAGCAAGGGGTTTGTTCACTAAAGCGGCTGTTGAGATCGAGCATAATCCCGTAGCGCAAAAGTGGATATGCCAAATCTGTAAAGCAGCGCAGCAACCAGTTAACTTTGCGATCATGACTACGATAAAAGCTCT from Pseudanabaena sp. Chao 1811 encodes the following:
- a CDS encoding site-2 protease family protein, with product MRSTPFIPIAVFILTIALLGWGYVRSRQFGKLGLLSWLQFVALMSPWLIYFGLFVSGVFINFTTLLFLLLGSTIAYVAISNQLRKIVTAERSEIEKKLKRDLEASSDHANLQPDNSSGTPTQNQSVNTPIAVAMSQGKTQLKLFKAVPAEDMKLMQGIFGIETYYLTETIPYQEGAIFKGNLRGEPDVVHERLSTSLRDRLGDKYNLFLVEGQDRKPVVIVLPNRDLSIDNNTIPQRVLIAVLIVANGYTALSLGAQVAGIPSIQTAQDYLAGLPFALGIAAILGLRELAMRLMARKYKVKMSLPFLLPSSQLGSFGAFSRIFSPLPNRVALFDIAIAPAVASGLLSLIVLIVGLYLSAIGMGSIDIPSQIFQASVLAGTLAKLLLGDALHNNLVSIHPLVILGWLGSAITALNLMPAGQLDGGRIVQSVYGRRVASWTTVLTLIFLVIATVINPLALYWGGIILILLRDLERPMLNELSELDGDREALGVVALFWMVVTLLPLTSGVAERLGIGGGSGLIP
- a CDS encoding SPFH domain-containing protein translates to MEATIFSIVFALLSGTYIYRSFQIIEEGQIALVERFGKYQKTMEPGINIVLPFLDRVALIQSSREQVLEMSPQPCTTSDSVSVSVSGVMYWQVTDLKQAKYNIENVDKSLSVSLATQIQTQIGRCDLDNIIGGQERINEEILQGISSDTKDWGIRVLRVRLGEITIPTSVLLSMEKQKAAEIEKKAMISLSEGEKTSEIKKAEAVALSNKVLAESERQVRLEQTEAMALSIERIAEAIANHPHGQDAVQYLLAQKYLEMGQAIGQSPSSKVLFMDPQSLPGAIQSLLAMTDNKITEVIAKKPFGESSNIPPALRNLPEVKPFRTPTSKEKAEPTNPPNQPEVLKDNDNDLDLDNL
- a CDS encoding ferredoxin-thioredoxin reductase variable chain is translated as MKIGDRIRVKTPLSVFHHPEHKGKAFDISGLEGEIVRIHTEWHGRPISPNYPYEIRFAPRFVTHLGDHEIELAN
- the rsfS gene encoding ribosome silencing factor, translating into MTIATDIPTSPDLNLSQREQEPSYQIAQAAVLAADDRKGENIVLLAIGEVSSLAEYFVIASGFSKAQVRAIAGATEEAIKEKFGRKPRNIAGEQDGSWILLDYGDVIVHAMMAQEREYYDLEAFWGHAPKLEVVLPVAE
- a CDS encoding GNAT family N-acetyltransferase: MQRQSSSFIIRHASSRDVGHVSDILTESFYRSHDRKVNWLLRCFTDLAYPLLRYGIMLDLNSRFSEQTPCYACLVATHTTNKSQAIASLEICMRYVPTKPHHQFWLGHTMQQYPYIFNLAVHPQWRRRGVAKQLLLAAEKTVKQWGFSRLYMHVLEDNQPARSLYDDIGYRLHDQENSLNHWLLGHPRRFLLQKNF